In a genomic window of bacterium:
- a CDS encoding PAS domain-containing protein, translating to MKADSNDITITTAAKAPSPAGKSTGGRDKEGLALLNRRLTHLFRGVPDLVAVAGIENKLRHAAAVLTGEGLFQACAIFMEDPDSGIVCVAEGEAEADASCLPERSAELRSRVGDGNAIVVPADATEENSTPKWIVLLPMKGHDGRLVGVAELRHEDASLNRADVVEIVTVFLTETVQAVEQFRLERELERNEARYRGLVDNVSDLIFRVDREGQLTFVSRRAQDMIGRPWREL from the coding sequence ATGAAAGCCGATTCAAACGACATAACGATCACTACCGCTGCCAAGGCTCCGTCCCCGGCGGGCAAATCCACCGGCGGCCGCGATAAAGAAGGGCTTGCGCTTCTTAATCGCCGCTTGACACATCTCTTTCGCGGTGTACCCGATCTGGTCGCCGTGGCCGGGATCGAGAACAAGCTTCGGCACGCGGCCGCGGTTCTCACCGGTGAGGGTCTCTTTCAGGCGTGCGCGATTTTCATGGAAGATCCAGATTCCGGTATCGTGTGCGTGGCTGAAGGCGAGGCGGAAGCGGACGCGTCGTGTCTGCCGGAACGCTCCGCCGAACTGCGTTCACGGGTTGGCGATGGGAACGCCATCGTAGTGCCGGCCGATGCGACAGAAGAGAACTCCACTCCGAAATGGATCGTGCTCCTTCCGATGAAGGGGCACGACGGACGATTGGTGGGTGTCGCGGAGCTTCGTCACGAAGATGCGTCACTGAATCGCGCGGACGTAGTGGAAATCGTAACCGTATTCCTGACCGAGACCGTTCAGGCCGTTGAGCAGTTCCGTCTGGAGCGAGAACTTGAACGGAATGAGGCGCGCTATCGAGGACTGGTGGATAATGTAAGCGATCTCATTTTTCGAGTGGATCGCGAAGGCCAACTCACATTCGTCAGCCGCCGAGCTCAGGACATGATCGGACGACCGTGGCGAGAGCT